Proteins from one Leptospira kirschneri serovar Cynopteri str. 3522 CT genomic window:
- a CDS encoding IS5 family transposase (programmed frameshift), whose amino-acid sequence MDKYYSEIPDGLWKQIAPLIPKEKVNPKGGRNRVPTRLVMAGIIYRMKTGCQWRAIPNEFGSGQTCHRRFQEWERAGVFKKIYKSILKYYDVKNQIAWDWASMDSAMVKAPKGGALTGKNPTDRAKLGVKRHILTDGNGIPLAITLSGANVHDKHAVKDTLNSILIFSGRRKKKPKHLCLDKGYDFKDIEVLIKRRNIQSHIRKKGEKPLIGKYKGKPRRWVVERTNSWHNRFRAILIRWERKSENYLASLYLASSIIAFNFFDR is encoded by the exons ATGGACAAATATTATTCAGAGATACCGGATGGACTTTGGAAACAAATAGCCCCATTGATCCCGAAAGAAAAGGTAAATCCGAAAGGAGGTCGCAATCGAGTACCAACACGATTAGTAATGGCCGGTATCATCTATCGAATGAAAACAGGCTGTCAGTGGCGTGCCATTCCGAATGAGTTTGGATCTGGCCAAACTTGTCACAGAAGATTTCAAGAATGGGAACGAGCAGGAGTATTCAAAAAGATTTATAAATCTATTTTAAAATATTATGATGTAAAGAATCAGATAGCATGGGACTGGGCTTCGATGGATTCGGCAATGGTTAAAGCTCCCAAAGGGGGAGCTT TAACTGGGAAAAACCCTACAGACCGTGCCAAATTGGGGGTTAAACGGCATATTCTTACAGATGGAAATGGAATTCCTTTGGCCATAACATTGAGTGGAGCCAATGTTCATGATAAACACGCTGTAAAAGATACGTTGAATTCAATCCTGATTTTTTCCGGTAGAAGAAAAAAGAAACCAAAACATCTTTGTTTAGATAAAGGATATGATTTCAAAGATATAGAAGTTTTAATCAAAAGAAGAAACATTCAATCTCATATTCGGAAAAAAGGTGAGAAGCCTCTCATTGGTAAATATAAAGGAAAACCTAGACGATGGGTCGTTGAAAGAACTAACAGTTGGCACAATCGATTCAGGGCTATCCTAATTCGTTGGGAAAGAAAATCTGAAAATTATCTTGCATCTCTTTATCTCGCAAGCTCTATCATTGCTTTTAACTTTTTTGATAGGTAG
- a CDS encoding LIC10415 family protein has translation MEVPLTNLIHSAEKLIRDKRSSARNASTRVEQESLDKTEFSSGLTSRYLKIQETLSSLQGEFTREQMKLGILNEGNTPNSELINILFGETPLFRELAENPEIDQNALKEKIQEKKNKLTDAIRNLEVESENIFSVGMLKDQNHFSKSLETISGKNVQMKQLSEKTIERLIKE, from the coding sequence ATGGAAGTTCCACTCACAAATCTGATCCATTCCGCGGAAAAACTCATTCGTGATAAACGCTCTTCCGCTAGAAACGCTTCTACTCGTGTAGAGCAAGAAAGTTTGGACAAGACAGAATTTTCTTCGGGACTGACGTCTCGTTATTTGAAAATTCAGGAAACACTTTCTAGCCTTCAGGGAGAATTTACCCGCGAACAAATGAAGCTAGGTATTTTAAACGAAGGAAATACGCCTAACAGCGAACTGATCAATATTTTATTCGGTGAAACCCCTTTGTTTAGAGAACTTGCGGAAAATCCTGAAATCGATCAGAACGCTTTAAAAGAAAAAATTCAAGAAAAGAAAAACAAACTTACGGATGCAATTCGCAACTTAGAAGTAGAATCCGAAAATATTTTTTCCGTCGGAATGTTGAAAGACCAAAATCATTTTTCCAAGTCTTTGGAAACGATCAGCGGTAAAAACGTTCAGATGAAACAACTTTCCGAAAAAACGATCGAGAGATTAATCAAAGAATAA